A stretch of Schistocerca cancellata isolate TAMUIC-IGC-003103 chromosome 3, iqSchCanc2.1, whole genome shotgun sequence DNA encodes these proteins:
- the LOC126176303 gene encoding THAP domain-containing protein 1-like, with the protein MVTCVVFGCTNRSDCDAKSKGITFHVFPKNESQKALWESAVRRKNWRASKWSTICSEHFREEDIDRTSLSTVRLRENAVPSVFPTHPKHLQKGDKKRKPPLQKESSSFPSSVLAAVSRVQDEVVPALVPEYTAGPPERSQTSSESDGLKTKCDHLIRKTDPYKKQIKTLQQSKRRLKKKVASLSAVIKEVKDKHLVDESSLNILESIPGMQRDLLGHRLYLGHTAQNCAPLP; encoded by the exons atggtgacttgtgtggtgttcggatgtacgaatcgttctgattgtgatgcgaaatcgaagggaataacatttcatgt atttcctaaaaatgaaagtcagaaagctctgtgggagagtgccgtgaggaggaagaattggcgtgcgtctaaatggagcactatatgttctgagcattttcgagaagaggacatagaccgaacttccctctcaacagtaaggctgcgtgaaaatgctgtaccatcagttttccctacacacccaaaacatttacaaaag ggagacaagaagagaaagcCACCATTGCAGAAGGAGAGCTCTTCCTTTCCATCTTCAGTTTTGGCTGCTGTCAGCAGAGTGCAGGATGAAGTAGTTCCCGCTCTTGTTCCTGAGTACACTGCAGGACCACCAGAACGTAGTCAGACATCCTCTGAAAGTGACGGACTGAAGACGAAGTGTGACCACCTCATAAGAAAAACTGATCCgtacaaaaaacaaattaaaactcttCAGCAGTCTAAGCGACGACTTAAAAAGAAAGTGGCTTCTTTGAGTGCTGTCATTAAGGAAGTGAAAGACAAGCATCTTGTGGATGAAAGTTCACTAAATATACTAGAAAGCATACCTGGAATGCAGAGAGACTTGCTGGGGCACAGACTGTACCTAGGTCATACAGCCCAGAACTGCGCTCCTTTGCCTTAA